GAATTGATTAAACCTAATCTATAATTAATCGAATCATCATTTTTCTTTAATTAAAGAGTTAATGGTAGTTTAGGGTGGCGTCATGAAAACCAATCCCCTGTGGACCTGTGATGGTGTACAGGGGATTTTTATGGCGTCGATAGAGAGGAGTTTATAAAACGAATGGTTAAACCAATTATTGGTATTGCACCGGGAGTTTTAACGGTGAATAGTCAGATGTTTCCCGGGCGACAACGCGATTATGTGAACCGCGATTATTTAAAATCAGTGACTGATAATGGTGGCATCCCACTGGTCTTGCCGGTGACGACGGATGTAGCCACCATGCAACGATACGTTCAGTTGATAGATGGGTTACTACTGTGCGGTGGTCAAGATATTGATCCGCTTACTTATGGTGAAGAACCGTTAGCTGAGCTAGGGGCAATTGATCCGCAACGTGACCAGTATGAACGGGCGTTAGTCGCCATAGTCCATGCGGCGCATAAGCCTATTCTGGGGATTTGTCGTGGCTTACAACTGCTGAATACGTTATATGGTGGGACGTTGTATCAAGATATTACCGACATGCCAGCTGGCGAGGGAACCCTGAAACATATGCAGGCGCAATTACCCGCATATGGCATGCATCATATTCAGGTTGAAGCAACGTCGCAATTAGCAACGTATCTAGGTCAAACATCGTTAACGGTTAATTCGTTTCATCATCAGACATTGCATCGGATTGCACCAGGTTTTCAAGTGGTTGCGACTGCTCCGGACCACGTTGTCGAAGCGATTGAGGCGACTGCTGGCGGTATGCAGTTGGGTGTGCAATGGCATCCAGAAATGATGCAAACTGACAATCCAGTGATGGCCCAATTGTTTGCTAAATTTATTAACACAAGTACAGTAACAAATTAAATTCTAGGTGGGGAGTTAGTTCGATGAAAATAAATAAAAAAGGGTTAATTGGGCTGGGCGTAGTGGTATTGGGAATTGGCCTAGCCAGTTGTACCACTAACTCACCGCAAACTAAAACGAGTTCAGCAGCCTTAAAGGTAACTGCGTCGCAGGCGATTGCCACGGCTGATCCGAATAAAGCCGATGACATTGCGAGTCAAGCTGCAATTGCCCAATTTATGGAGGGGTTATACACGACTAATGCGCACGGCAAAATCGTACCGGCGATTGCGACTAAGCTGGTCAAGCCGACGAATGGTGGTAAAACGTACACTTTCACGTTACGCCATAATGCCAGGTGGTCAAATGGACAAAAGGTGACGGCAGCTGATTTTGTGTACGCCTTGCAACGCCAAGTTAATCCCACGACGAAATCTCAGGAAGTCGGTCACGTGGCCGAAATTAAGAACGCAACTGCGATTATGGCTGGCAAAAAGTCGGTTAAAGCTTTAGGGGTTAAAGCCTTAGGTCGCTATCGACTGCAATTAACCTTAACGCAAAAAGTGCCGTATTTTAATTACCGGTTAGCGACTGAAATCTATCCGTTAAAGCGGACATTTACTGAAAAGTACGGCAATAAATATGGCACGACGGCTAGTAAGACACTCGCAAATGGCCCTTACGTGTTAACGGCTTGGAATGGCACGAGTGATACGTGGCAATATACTAAAAATCCCTATTATTATGCGCGACAAGGTGTCCGGATTAAGACGGTGAAAGTGCAAACGGTTAAAACTAATAGTACGGCCCAAAACTTATTTGAAAGTAATGGGGTGCAAGTAACTCAGCTGACTGGGACGCAGGTTGAAAATGCGCAACGCGGGCAATTGAAGACTAATTTGACGATTACGAAATTAAACCAGCTTTACTTTATGCCTTGGAATCAACGTCGCACGGTGACCAAAAATGTGGATTTGCGGCGAGCGGTTAGTTATGCTTTGAACCGCCAATCATTAGTTAAA
This genomic window from Lactobacillus sp. CBA3606 contains:
- a CDS encoding gamma-glutamyl-gamma-aminobutyrate hydrolase family protein translates to MVKPIIGIAPGVLTVNSQMFPGRQRDYVNRDYLKSVTDNGGIPLVLPVTTDVATMQRYVQLIDGLLLCGGQDIDPLTYGEEPLAELGAIDPQRDQYERALVAIVHAAHKPILGICRGLQLLNTLYGGTLYQDITDMPAGEGTLKHMQAQLPAYGMHHIQVEATSQLATYLGQTSLTVNSFHHQTLHRIAPGFQVVATAPDHVVEAIEATAGGMQLGVQWHPEMMQTDNPVMAQLFAKFINTSTVTN
- a CDS encoding peptide ABC transporter substrate-binding protein produces the protein MKINKKGLIGLGVVVLGIGLASCTTNSPQTKTSSAALKVTASQAIATADPNKADDIASQAAIAQFMEGLYTTNAHGKIVPAIATKLVKPTNGGKTYTFTLRHNARWSNGQKVTAADFVYALQRQVNPTTKSQEVGHVAEIKNATAIMAGKKSVKALGVKALGRYRLQLTLTQKVPYFNYRLATEIYPLKRTFTEKYGNKYGTTASKTLANGPYVLTAWNGTSDTWQYTKNPYYYARQGVRIKTVKVQTVKTNSTAQNLFESNGVQVTQLTGTQVENAQRGQLKTNLTITKLNQLYFMPWNQRRTVTKNVDLRRAVSYALNRQSLVKNVLKDGSTAATSLVPTGNTTNPTTGKDFNVDTGNLYPYSPTKAKAYWKKAQASLGHQKITLQLLTNDSDVNKSVAEFIQAAIEKNLAGVTVNIKSVPLTNEISSLSNGDFDFATLSWSSDFQDPIDFLNKASVTNSVDFGKFKLPAYEAQIAQLAAGTQSTTQRYQTMQQAAKLVATEQGVTPLYQTAAAHLVSDKVGGIHFTLLRDALYRYAYWK